One genomic segment of Clostridium saccharoperbutylacetonicum N1-4(HMT) includes these proteins:
- a CDS encoding SGNH/GDSL hydrolase family protein, which translates to MLKNLRWKLILLLSIISTVTLITGFLTALSISSAPPKEITHTDIEPPKETNELNSNLYNILVLGDSLAKGTGDEKGLGFSGYFSDYWKSKTPKEIKINNLAVNGDVSSELLNIVQNPQNISYIKGSSIIFISIGGNEISKLKNMDITSSTTKIKNIEDTYLSNLKATFKIIRDNNPSSMVIFIGLYNPFGKDLTPDKVSILNDWNYQSQQLVSLDSNAIFIPTYDLFKYNLQNYLTVDNFHPNSSGYEAISNRIVEALKNYKA; encoded by the coding sequence ATGTTAAAAAACTTACGCTGGAAACTAATTTTATTACTATCCATAATATCTACCGTTACATTAATTACAGGCTTTTTAACAGCATTGTCAATAAGTTCTGCACCTCCTAAAGAAATAACGCATACTGATATTGAACCTCCTAAAGAAACTAATGAATTGAATTCGAACTTATATAACATATTAGTTCTTGGAGATTCTCTAGCAAAAGGAACTGGAGATGAAAAAGGACTTGGCTTTTCTGGTTACTTCTCAGATTATTGGAAAAGTAAAACACCAAAAGAAATTAAAATAAATAACCTAGCTGTAAACGGAGATGTATCCAGTGAATTATTAAATATAGTGCAAAATCCTCAAAATATATCCTATATCAAAGGTTCATCTATAATCTTCATATCTATAGGTGGTAATGAGATAAGCAAGCTAAAAAATATGGATATAACATCATCTACAACAAAAATAAAAAATATTGAAGATACCTATTTAAGCAATTTAAAAGCTACCTTTAAAATAATAAGAGATAACAACCCATCATCCATGGTAATTTTTATCGGGCTATATAATCCTTTCGGAAAGGATCTTACACCAGATAAAGTTAGTATTTTAAATGATTGGAACTATCAAAGCCAACAGCTTGTATCGCTAGACTCAAATGCTATTTTTATACCAACTTATGATCTATTTAAATATAATTTACAAAATTATTTAACAGTAGATAATTTTCATCCAAATAGTTCTGGATACGAAGCTATATCTAATAGAATAGTTGAAGCTTTAAAAAATTATAAAGCTTAA
- a CDS encoding ABC transporter permease, which produces MLVLIKNEVNKMLYRRKMLLITAIMLILVSLFSYGQNYQYKNTIDKYMKTTNQTENIDWQSLQKQQIQDLKNRLNRPDTPEASKASINIKIQQNQYYLDNNINPITPSAAKFTVKLMEQSIFVLLPLLIIILAGDSVCGEFSAKTIKVLLTRATPRWKILLSKYIALVILFSLVILEMGVLSLLISGFLFNNWGLYEPIATGFNSSSGILDTSNVIKVTQLQYVILVYSLGWFVSIIVGTVSFMVSVLVRNTATSIGIMMATLIGGGFLQLFLADWPIVKYFFVINLNLPQYLTGSYTPIPGMSLLFSTLVLLTWGICAFIISFAVFTKQDVLV; this is translated from the coding sequence TTGTTAGTATTAATTAAAAATGAAGTAAACAAAATGTTATATAGAAGAAAAATGTTACTTATTACTGCTATCATGTTAATTTTAGTTTCACTCTTTTCATATGGTCAGAATTATCAATACAAAAATACTATAGATAAATATATGAAAACAACTAATCAAACTGAAAATATCGACTGGCAGTCATTACAAAAACAGCAAATACAAGATTTAAAAAATAGACTTAATAGACCAGATACTCCAGAAGCAAGTAAAGCATCTATTAATATTAAGATTCAACAGAATCAATATTATTTAGACAATAATATAAACCCTATTACTCCAAGTGCTGCAAAATTCACAGTAAAGTTAATGGAGCAATCCATATTTGTACTCCTTCCTTTACTAATAATAATATTAGCTGGAGATAGTGTATGTGGTGAATTTTCTGCAAAAACTATCAAAGTACTGTTAACAAGAGCTACACCTAGATGGAAAATCCTCCTTAGCAAATATATAGCACTTGTAATTTTGTTTTCACTGGTGATTTTAGAAATGGGAGTATTATCCCTTTTAATCTCAGGCTTCTTATTTAATAATTGGGGCTTATACGAGCCCATAGCAACTGGTTTTAATTCAAGTTCTGGCATATTAGATACTTCAAACGTTATAAAAGTAACTCAATTACAATATGTAATTCTTGTTTATTCACTTGGCTGGTTTGTATCAATTATTGTTGGAACAGTTTCATTTATGGTTTCTGTTTTAGTTAGAAATACAGCTACATCCATTGGCATAATGATGGCCACATTAATTGGAGGAGGTTTTCTTCAATTATTTTTAGCCGACTGGCCCATAGTAAAATATTTCTTTGTCATAAATTTAAATCTGCCACAATATCTTACTGGTTCATATACACCTATACCTGGAATGTCCTTACTTTTTAGCACTTTAGTACTTTTAACCTGGGGCATATGTGCTTTTATTATAAGTTTTGCTGTATTTACTAAACAGGATGTATTAGTTTAA
- a CDS encoding glucose-6-phosphate isomerase, whose protein sequence is MSKSISLDLSKVAPYLNMTEIDYMEEMVKSAHDKLHNGTGAGNDFLGWIDLPVNYDKDEFARIKKAAEKIKSDSEVLIVVGIGGSYLGARAAIEMLTNNFHNALDNDKRKAPKIFYVGNNISSTYMAELLQAIEGKDVSVNVISKSGTTTEPAIAFRILRTYLENKYGVDEARKRIYATTDKAKGALKTLADAEGYASFVVPDDIGGRFSVLTAVGLLPIAAAGIDIDEMMKGAADAREVYSNPSLNENDAYKYAAVRNALYNKGKTIELLVNYEPSLHYFNEWWKQLFGESEGKDNKGLFPAAVDFSTDLHSMGQYVQEGRRILFETVINVEKAKYEINIEEADNDLDGLNFLAGKTMDFVNKKAFQGTVLAHNDGGVPNMIVNVPEISAYYFGYMVYFFEKACGISGYLLGVNPFNQPGVEAYKKNMFALLGKPGYEDVKAELEKRL, encoded by the coding sequence ATGAGTAAAAGTATATCATTAGATTTATCAAAAGTTGCACCTTATTTAAACATGACTGAAATTGATTATATGGAGGAAATGGTTAAAAGTGCTCATGATAAATTACATAATGGAACAGGAGCAGGAAATGACTTTTTAGGATGGATCGATCTACCAGTAAACTATGATAAAGATGAATTTGCTAGAATTAAGAAGGCAGCAGAAAAAATTAAATCTGATTCAGAAGTTTTAATAGTAGTTGGAATTGGAGGATCATATCTTGGTGCTAGAGCAGCAATTGAAATGTTAACTAATAATTTTCATAATGCACTAGACAATGACAAGAGAAAAGCTCCTAAAATTTTTTATGTAGGAAATAATATAAGCTCAACATATATGGCAGAATTACTACAAGCAATTGAAGGTAAAGATGTAAGTGTAAATGTAATTTCAAAATCAGGAACTACAACTGAACCAGCAATTGCATTTAGAATTTTAAGAACATATTTAGAAAATAAGTATGGAGTAGATGAAGCTAGAAAGAGAATTTATGCTACAACTGATAAGGCTAAGGGAGCATTAAAGACTTTAGCAGATGCTGAAGGTTATGCTAGCTTTGTAGTTCCAGATGATATTGGAGGAAGATTCTCTGTATTAACAGCAGTTGGATTATTACCAATAGCAGCAGCTGGAATTGATATTGATGAAATGATGAAAGGTGCTGCTGATGCAAGAGAAGTTTATTCAAATCCATCTCTTAATGAAAATGATGCTTATAAGTATGCAGCAGTTAGAAATGCTTTATATAATAAAGGAAAGACAATTGAATTATTAGTAAACTACGAACCATCTCTTCACTATTTCAATGAATGGTGGAAACAATTATTTGGAGAATCAGAAGGTAAGGACAATAAGGGATTATTCCCAGCAGCTGTTGACTTTAGTACAGATCTTCATTCAATGGGGCAATATGTTCAAGAAGGAAGAAGAATTCTTTTTGAAACAGTTATTAACGTAGAAAAGGCTAAATATGAAATTAATATAGAAGAAGCTGATAATGATTTAGATGGATTAAACTTTTTAGCAGGAAAAACTATGGATTTTGTTAATAAGAAAGCTTTCCAAGGAACTGTATTAGCTCATAATGATGGTGGAGTTCCAAACATGATAGTAAATGTTCCTGAAATTTCAGCATATTATTTTGGATATATGGTTTACTTCTTTGAAAAGGCTTGTGGAATTAGCGGATATCTTTTAGGTGTAAATCCATTTAATCAACCAGGAGTTGAAGCTTACAAGAAAAATATGTTTGCGCTTTTAGGAAAACCAGGTTATGAAGATGTTAAAGCAGAATTAGAAAAGAGACTTTAA
- a CDS encoding ABC transporter ATP-binding protein: MNPVLLLDNVSKRIKNKEIVKGISFSITEGEVLGFLGPNGAGKSTTLRMIVGLSSPTSGKILIDNHDITKDYVNAMSQVGCIIEGPDMYNYLSGLENLKMLGSMNKNVTSDDINKAIQLVGMQNRINDKVSTYSLGMKQRLGLAQALIHKPKLLILDEPTNGLDPSGINEFRNIIKNLSKKENIAVLISSHLISEVELMCDKVAIVKNGTLIKYSKVSELINEQEVFFVLNNNEKGLEFLKNNWNIDGFLKDGRIEAKVDLSKLEEINLSLIKEGLKIKFVNTKHKTLEDLFLSLTEEDTMIN, encoded by the coding sequence ATGAATCCTGTATTATTATTAGATAATGTCAGTAAACGGATAAAAAATAAGGAAATAGTAAAAGGAATTAGTTTTTCAATTACTGAAGGTGAGGTTTTAGGTTTTCTTGGACCAAATGGAGCTGGGAAGTCCACAACTTTAAGAATGATCGTTGGACTGTCTTCTCCTACTAGCGGAAAAATTCTAATTGATAATCATGACATTACTAAAGATTATGTTAATGCAATGTCACAAGTAGGCTGCATAATTGAAGGGCCAGATATGTACAATTATTTAAGTGGTTTAGAAAATCTAAAAATGCTAGGTTCTATGAATAAAAATGTTACCTCTGATGATATTAATAAAGCAATACAACTTGTTGGTATGCAAAATAGAATAAATGACAAAGTTTCTACTTATTCTTTAGGTATGAAACAGCGATTAGGTCTAGCACAAGCTCTTATCCATAAACCAAAGCTTCTTATATTAGATGAACCAACTAACGGCTTAGATCCATCAGGAATAAATGAATTTAGAAATATAATAAAAAATCTTTCCAAAAAAGAAAATATAGCTGTTCTTATTTCTAGTCATTTAATATCTGAAGTAGAATTAATGTGCGATAAGGTTGCTATAGTAAAAAATGGTACTTTAATAAAATATTCTAAAGTATCAGAACTCATTAATGAACAGGAAGTTTTCTTTGTTTTAAATAATAACGAAAAAGGGCTTGAGTTTCTTAAAAACAACTGGAATATAGATGGCTTTTTAAAAGATGGAAGAATTGAAGCAAAAGTTGACTTATCCAAACTTGAAGAAATTAACCTTTCTTTAATTAAAGAAGGACTTAAGATAAAATTCGTAAATACCAAACATAAAACTCTTGAAGATTTATTTTTATCTCTAACAGAAGAAGATACTATGATCAATTAG
- a CDS encoding YaiI/YqxD family protein, which yields MKIIIDGDACPGISIIEKVAKTYEVPVIIYCDINHFIQSDYSEVKIVDSGFQSVDMYVMNETKQGDIIVSQDYGVAAICLSKKAKVINPKGYIYDEQNIDRLLEERHISQKIRKGGGKTSNPKKRTEDDNLRLEKNLIRIIRE from the coding sequence ATGAAGATTATAATTGATGGAGATGCTTGTCCAGGCATCTCCATTATTGAAAAAGTAGCTAAAACCTATGAGGTGCCAGTAATAATTTATTGTGATATAAATCATTTTATTCAAAGTGATTATTCAGAAGTTAAAATTGTAGATAGTGGATTCCAAAGTGTTGATATGTATGTGATGAATGAAACAAAGCAAGGAGATATTATTGTTTCTCAAGACTATGGAGTTGCTGCAATATGTCTATCAAAAAAAGCAAAAGTCATAAATCCTAAAGGCTATATTTATGATGAACAGAATATTGATAGGCTATTAGAAGAACGACATATATCACAGAAAATAAGAAAAGGAGGGGGGAAGACCTCCAATCCTAAGAAAAGAACTGAAGATGATAACTTGAGACTAGAAAAGAATTTAATAAGAATTATAAGAGAATAA